The Deltaproteobacteria bacterium sequence AGCGTGAGGAACTCGTCGGTCTCATCTATGGTGCGGCTGCCTCCGGCGAAGAGGGCGGCGAAACCGCCGGTGGCGATGACGTTCATCCGTCCCGTCCCGGTCTCCGCGGCGGCCTCGCTCCTCATCCTCTCCACCATGCCGTCCACCAGCGAGAGGAAGCCGTAGAAGAGTCCCGAGCGGAGGCTTTCGAGGGTGTTCTTTCCTATGACCGAGCGCGGGCGCTTGAGCTCGATTCTCGGCAGTTTCGAGGTCCTGTGGAAGAGCGCCTCGGCCGACACGGACACGCCCGGCGCTATGGCGCCTCCGGCGTACTCGCCCCTGGCCGTTATATAATCGAGCGTTACGGCGGTTCCGAAGTCCACGACTATGACCGGTCCCTTGAAGCGGTCGTAGGCCGCCACGGCGTTCACTATCCTGTCGGCGCCCACCTCCCTGGGGTTGTCGGTCATGATGGGCATGCCCGTCTTCACCCCCGGCTCCACCACAAGGGGCCTTATGCCGAGGTAGTCGCGCAGGGCCGCAAGGGCCGTCTCCTGCACCGGCGGCACCACCGAGCTCATCACCGCCGCGTCGAGCTCCGACGGCGCGATGGACGAGTGGGAGAGCAGGCTCATGAGCATGAGGCCGTACTCGTCGGCGGTCCTCGCCTTCTTCGTGCCTATGCGCCAGTGGCGCACAAGGCGCTCACCGTCGAAGACGCCGAGGGTTATGTTGGTGTTGCCTATGTCTATGGTCAGGAGCATGGTCGATCCCAGGGCGCGGGCGGGCCTTCTTCATGGCGGCGGCCGGCGTCCTCGGCGAAGTCCTCCACGTCGCCGGCCAGCACCCTCTCCACGCGCCCCGAGGGTCTGCGCACAAGGAGCGCCCCGTCGGAGTCCACGCCCGCGCAGACGCCCTCCACGGTCTCGCCGCCGAGGCCGCGGACCCTGACGGTCCTTCCCTCGTGGCCGAAGTAGCCGCGCCATGCGTCGAGCACCGGGCCGAGGCCGGCGTGGAGAAGTACCTTATACCACTTTTCGACGTTCAGATAAAGGGCCTGGAGCAGGGCGGTCCTCGACAGCTCCGTCCCCGCGGCCTGCCGCAGCGACGTGGCCCTGCCGCGCAGCTCCGGCGGGAAGTCGTCGGCCGTGGAGTTGACGTTCACCCCCATGCCGACGACGACGAAACCGACCCTGTCGGCCTCGCTCACGAGCTCGAGCAGTATGCCGGCCGTCTTGCGTCCCTCGATGAGCACGTCGTTGGGCCACTTGAGCGCCGGGCGGACGCCGGCCGTGGAGGCGATGGTCTCGGCGAGGGCCACGGCGGCCATGAGCGTGAGGCCGTGGGCGCGGTGGGGCTCGACGGCGGGCCGCAGGACTATGGAGGTATGGATGTTGAGCCCCGGAGGGCTGTGCCATCTGCGGCCGAGGCGGCCCCTGCCGGCGCGCTGGCTCTCGGCCACCACGGCCGCGCCCTCGGGCGCTCCGGCCGCCGCCAGCTCGTGGGCCGTCCTGTTTGTCGAGTCGAGCTCTTCGTGGAAGTGGAGGCTTCGGCCCACGAACTCCGTGGCAAGGCCCGCGCCTATCTCGACGGCGTTGAAGGGAAGGCGCGAGAGGTCGAGCCTGTAGCCCCTGGAAGGGCTCGCCTCTATGGCGTAGCCCGCCCGGCGCAGTCCCTTTATGTGTTTCCAGACGGCCGTGCGCGACAGGCCCAGCTCCGAGCTCAGGGCCTGCCCCGAGTGCCAGCGCCCCGCTCTCTGCTTGAGAAGCCCCACGATGGCGGCGTCAACGCCTGCTTCTGCGCCGCTCCTTCCCATCACTTCACTATCTTAAGGCTCAGGTCCGCGGCCGGCGCCGAGTGGGTGAGCGCCCCGACCGATATGAAGTCCGCTCCCAGGCGGGCAAGGCGCGCCACGTTCTCGAGCGTAACGCCGCCCGATATCTCGACGAGCGCCCTTCCGTCCACGATCTCCACGGCCCTCTTCATCTTCGCTTCGCTCATGTTGTCGAGCATTATGACGTCGGCCCCGGCGGCCACGGCCTCCCTCACCTGGGCAAGTGTCGCCGTCTCGACCTCTATACTCATGTCGGGGTGTCGCTCCCTTGCAAGCCTCACGGCCTCGGCCACGGCCGAACCGCCCTTCGGGACCTTTACGGCGGCCAGGTGGTTGTCCTTTATGAGCACGGCGTCGAAGAGGCCGAAGCGGTGGTTTTCGCCGCCGCCGGCGCGCACGGCGTAGCGTTCGAGGACCCTCATGCAGGGCGTGGTCTTCCTCGTGTCGGTGATGCGCACACCCCGTCTTGCGGTCCTGTCGACGAAGCGGCGGGTGAGGGTGGCCACTGCGCAAAGGCGCTGGAGGAAGTTCAGGGCCGTGCGCTCGGCCTTGAGTATGGAGGCGAGCGGTCCCTTTACGACGGCCACCGTCGCGCCGCGCCGGACCCAGCTCCCCTCGTCCGCCAGGCGTCTTACCCTGAGCCGGTCGTCGACGGTCCTGAAGACCCGCTCGGCCACGAAGAGGCCGGCAAGGACCAGGCGCTCGCGGGCCACGATGGCGGCCTCGCCCCTTGCGCGGCCGTCGACGACCGAGTCGGTCGTTATGTCGCCCTCTCCCATGTCTTCGACGACGGCGGTCCTCACCAGCAGCTCGACGAACTCCTCCAGGGCCGGAAGGCCGCCCGCCGAGGCGAGTTTCGACAGGGACAATCCGCGGGCCACGGCCTAACCTCCGAGCCCCTCGATGCGCCGCAGCGCCGAGGCGAGCTTTTCGCGCCGCGCCCTGAGCTCTTCGAGGCGGTTTTTCTCCTTCTCCACCACCTCGGCCGGCGCCTTCTCCAGAAACGAGCGGTTTGCGAGCTTCTTCTCCACCCCCGCAAGCTCGCCCCCCACCTTGCCGATCTCCCTTTCGAGCCTCTTCGTCTCCTTTTCCACGTCCACGAGGCCGCCGAGCCGCACGAGGACCTCGATATCCGAAGTGACGACCGAGACGGCGTCCGAGGGCCTATCGCCTGAGGCGGCCACGGTGAGCCGTCCCACCCTCGCAAGCCGTCTGATGAAGGGCTCGCATTCGGCGAGGACCTCTCTTGCGGCGGCGTCGGCGGCCAGGCACGTGCAGTCGAGCTCGGCCGTGGGCCTTATGTTCATCTCGGTCCTTACGTTGCGCACAGCCCTTATCACGTCCATGACCCTGTCCATGGCCGCGGCGTCGTCTTCCCATCGCTCGTCGCAGCGGGGCAGGGCGGCCGTCATGAGAGGCCCCCGCGAGCCCGGCAGGTAGCTCCATATCTCCTCGGTGATGAAGGGCATGAAGGGGTGGAGCAGCTTGAGCGTGTCGCCGAGCACGGAGACGAGCGCGGCCGAGGCCGCTCTTTGGCGCTCGTCGCCGCGCTCGCCCCGGAGGTCCGGCTTCACGAGCTCCACGTACCAGTCGCAGAGCTCGTGCCAGACGAAGCGGTAGAGCGCCTTGGCGGCGTCGTCGAAACGGTAGGCATCGATGGCCGAGGCGACGTCGTCGCGGCAGCGGCCGAGCCTCGTCTTCACCCACCGCTCGGCCCTGCCGTACTCCGCTCCTCCGCCCGCGGCGGCGGCGTCCACGTTCATGAGCGTGAAGCGGGCGAGGTTCCAGAGCTTGTTGCAGAAGTTGCGGTAGCCCTCTATCCTCTCCTCGGCGAGCTTTATGTCGCGGCCCTGGGCCGCCAGCACGGCGAGCGTGAAACGCAGGGCGTCGGTGCCGTACTTCTCCATCATGACGAGCGGGTCTATGACGTTGCCCCTGCTCTTACTCATCTTGCGGCCCTCGGCGTCGCGGATGAGGGCGTGGATGTAGACGTGGCGGAAGGGCACCTCGCCCATGAACTTGAGCCCCATCATCATCATCCTGGCCACCCAGAAGAAGATGATGTCGAAGCTCGTGGAGAGGACCGACGTGGGATAGTAGCGGCGCAGCTCCTCGGTCCGCTCGGGCCAGCCGAGCGTGGAGAAGGGCCACAGCGCCGAGGAGAACCAGGTGTCGAGCACGTCCTCGTCCTGCCTGATCTCGGCGCAGCCGCACCTCTCGCACCTGTCGGGGTCCCTCGCGGCGACGGTCACGTGGTCGCAGGCCGCGCAGTACCAGGCCGGTATCCTGTGGCCCCACCATATCTGGCGCGATATGCACCAGTCGCGGATGTTTCGCATCCAGTCGAAATAGAGGTTCTCCCAGTTGCGGGGGATGAAGCGCGTGCGTCCCTTCTCGACGGCCTCGACGGCGGGCGCAGCCAGCGGAGCGACCTTGACGAACCACTGCTTGGAGAGCGTGGGCTCCACCACCGTGTGGCAGCGGTAGCAGGAGCCGAGCATGAGCCTGTGGTCCTCGACCCTGCGCAGAAGTCCCAGCGCCTCGAGGTCGGCCACCACCCTCTCTCTCGCCTCGAAGCGGTCGAGCCCCGCATAGGCCCCGGCGTTCTCGTTCATGACGCCGCGCT is a genomic window containing:
- a CDS encoding type III pantothenate kinase, translated to MLLTIDIGNTNITLGVFDGERLVRHWRIGTKKARTADEYGLMLMSLLSHSSIAPSELDAAVMSSVVPPVQETALAALRDYLGIRPLVVEPGVKTGMPIMTDNPREVGADRIVNAVAAYDRFKGPVIVVDFGTAVTLDYITARGEYAGGAIAPGVSVSAEALFHRTSKLPRIELKRPRSVIGKNTLESLRSGLFYGFLSLVDGMVERMRSEAAAETGTGRMNVIATGGFAALFAGGSRTIDETDEFLTLKGLRIIHDTNRPERKRAGAGL
- a CDS encoding biotin--[acetyl-CoA-carboxylase] ligase, giving the protein MGRSGAEAGVDAAIVGLLKQRAGRWHSGQALSSELGLSRTAVWKHIKGLRRAGYAIEASPSRGYRLDLSRLPFNAVEIGAGLATEFVGRSLHFHEELDSTNRTAHELAAAGAPEGAAVVAESQRAGRGRLGRRWHSPPGLNIHTSIVLRPAVEPHRAHGLTLMAAVALAETIASTAGVRPALKWPNDVLIEGRKTAGILLELVSEADRVGFVVVGMGVNVNSTADDFPPELRGRATSLRQAAGTELSRTALLQALYLNVEKWYKVLLHAGLGPVLDAWRGYFGHEGRTVRVRGLGGETVEGVCAGVDSDGALLVRRPSGRVERVLAGDVEDFAEDAGRRHEEGPPAPWDRPCS
- the nadC gene encoding carboxylating nicotinate-nucleotide diphosphorylase; the protein is MEEFVELLVRTAVVEDMGEGDITTDSVVDGRARGEAAIVARERLVLAGLFVAERVFRTVDDRLRVRRLADEGSWVRRGATVAVVKGPLASILKAERTALNFLQRLCAVATLTRRFVDRTARRGVRITDTRKTTPCMRVLERYAVRAGGGENHRFGLFDAVLIKDNHLAAVKVPKGGSAVAEAVRLARERHPDMSIEVETATLAQVREAVAAGADVIMLDNMSEAKMKRAVEIVDGRALVEISGGVTLENVARLARLGADFISVGALTHSAPAADLSLKIVK
- a CDS encoding valine--tRNA ligase, whose protein sequence is MAVKSLEKVYDPAAVERRWSEYWIEEGLTRADVKKDAEPFSMVIPPPNITGTLHLGHALNVTLQDILARYRRMEGRDVLWLPGIDHAGIATQNVVERRLAAEGTDRHALGRERFVERVWRWKEESGGTIINQLKRLGASCDWSRLRFTMDEGLSRAVREVFARLYGEGLIYRGDYIINWCPRCLTALSDLEVQAEETAGKLWYMEYPLRDGPDGRTGVASLVVATTRPETMLGDTAVAVNPADERFRGVVGRTVRLPLAGRDIPVVADESVDMEFGTGAVKITPAHDFNDFETAKRHGLDMIRIMDERGVMNENAGAYAGLDRFEARERVVADLEALGLLRRVEDHRLMLGSCYRCHTVVEPTLSKQWFVKVAPLAAPAVEAVEKGRTRFIPRNWENLYFDWMRNIRDWCISRQIWWGHRIPAWYCAACDHVTVAARDPDRCERCGCAEIRQDEDVLDTWFSSALWPFSTLGWPERTEELRRYYPTSVLSTSFDIIFFWVARMMMMGLKFMGEVPFRHVYIHALIRDAEGRKMSKSRGNVIDPLVMMEKYGTDALRFTLAVLAAQGRDIKLAEERIEGYRNFCNKLWNLARFTLMNVDAAAAGGGAEYGRAERWVKTRLGRCRDDVASAIDAYRFDDAAKALYRFVWHELCDWYVELVKPDLRGERGDERQRAASAALVSVLGDTLKLLHPFMPFITEEIWSYLPGSRGPLMTAALPRCDERWEDDAAAMDRVMDVIRAVRNVRTEMNIRPTAELDCTCLAADAAAREVLAECEPFIRRLARVGRLTVAASGDRPSDAVSVVTSDIEVLVRLGGLVDVEKETKRLEREIGKVGGELAGVEKKLANRSFLEKAPAEVVEKEKNRLEELRARREKLASALRRIEGLGG